The genome window GGGCTTCGATCCCGTGCCGGGTGCCGACGAATGTGATTTCGATCGTTGCGTCCATGGCTTTCAGCGCTTTGGCGAGGGCGATGCCGGGATACAGGTGTCCTCCCGTTCCGCCTCCGGCTATGACGACGTAGTTCGCCATCGTGTTTGCATCAACGTCGGACCGTATGTTCCGAGATGTTCAACAAAACCCCCATGCACAGCATGGTGATCAATAACGACGACCCGCCCAGACTGATGAACGGGAGCGTCAATCCCTTGGTCGGCAGCAGCCCCACCGCCACGCCCATGTTGGTGAACGCCTGAATGGCGACCAGCAAAGTCAGGCCCATGGCCAGGTGTGTGCCGTACATGTCCTTGGCGTGGTAGGCGATCTTGAAACCACGCCACAACACCAGCAGGAACAGAGCCAGAATGCCGAGCGTGCCGATAAATCCCAGTTCCTCCCCGACGACGGAGAAGATGAAATCGGTGTGCGCTTCCGGCAGATAAAACAGTTTCTGCCGGCTGTCGCCCAGCCCCAGTCCCCACAGGCCGCCGCGTCCGAAGGCGATGAACGACTGCACCGCCTGGAACCCCGTGTCCGAGGGGTCGGCCCACGGATCGAGGAACGACAAGAGGCGGCGTTTGCGGTACTCGGCGCTCAACACCGCCGAGATCAGAAACGGCGCGGCGGCGGCCACCGAATAAATCAGATAATTTTTTTTCACCCCGGCGATGTACAGCATGGTGAAGCAGACAATCGAAATGATGAGTGCCGTGCCGAAATCCGGCTGCAGCAGAATCAGCATGAAGAAGATGCCAAGCACAATCAGGTTCGGCAAAAAACCGTAAGCGAAGTTGCCCAGTTTGTCGGCGCGCTTGACCAGCGACTTGGCCATGAACAGGATGACGGCGAACTTGGCCAGCTCCGACGGCTGGAACGAAAAGCCGCCGATCACCAGCCAGCGCCGTGCGCCGCCGACTTCCTTGCTCATTTGGGGAAACATGACGCCGATCAGCAGCAGCACGGTGACCGCCATGATGATGTAGGTCGCGCCCTCGAGTTTGTGGTAATCGACCGACTTCGCCGCCAGCAGCAGCGCCGTTCCCAGGATCGCCCACAGGATGTGGCGCTTCAGGAAGTACCAGGAGTCGTGGTACTCCTCCATCGCATACACCGCGCTCGAGCTGAACACCATGACGATGCCGATCAGCACCAGCAGTGCCACGGCGAAAGCGAGTATGCGGTCGCATCCCTGTTCTGAGTTGTTTCGTCCCATAACGCATCATTCGTGAAGAACCCCCGATGGGCTCTGTCATTCCATTTACAAACGGTTCACACAATCGCGGAAACGATCACCGCGGTCCGCATAATCGCGGAACATATCGAAACTGGCGCAGGCCGGCGACAGCAACACCACGTCGCCCGGCTCCGCGGCCGCGTAGGCCGCTTTGACGGCGGCGTCCATGCTGTCTGCCTCTTCATAAACGAACGAGCCGTTCAACACGGCTTGGATTTTTTGCCGGGCTTCGCCGATCAGCACCATGTGTTTGACACCGCGCCGGAACGCCTTGGTGAGCAGCGAGAAATCGCTCCCCTTGTCCTTACCGCCGATGATGAGGATCACCGGGCGATCGAAACTTTTGAGCGATTTTTCGACGGCGCCGATGTTGGTGCCTTTCGAGTCGTTGATGAAATCGACACCGTTCAACGTGCGCACCCATTCCAGCCGATGCGGCAGGCTTTCGAATTCGCGCAGGGTCGGCAACATGGCCGCCGGGTCCACGCCAGCAAGGTAGGCGGTGGCGATGGCCGCCAGCACGTTTTCCATCTGCCGGGCCAGCGCCGGTTTCAAATCGTCCAGTTCAACCACCGGGATGGCGGCGCCGCCGCGTTGCAGGCAGGCGGTGCGCTCTTCCATGTATGCGCCCGCAAGGATTTCGCGTTGCGTGCTGAACCAAACCGGTTCCGCTTTTTGGTCCTCGGCCATTTTTTTCACCCAGGGGTCGTCTGCGTTGACCACCATCCAGTCGTTTTCGGTCTGGTTGGCGGCGATGCGCCCCTTCAAGGCGGCGTAGTGTTCCATTGAGCCGTGCCGGTCGAGGTGATCCGGAGTCAGATTCAGGATCACGCTGATGAACGGATGAAACGTGCTCGCGCCTTCCAGCTGGAAACTGCTGACTTCGAGCACCATGTAATCTTTCGGCGGCGGATCGATCAGCGCGACGAAGGGCACGCCGATGTTGCCGCCCACC of Nitrospina watsonii contains these proteins:
- the ftsW gene encoding putative lipid II flippase FtsW, encoding MGRNNSEQGCDRILAFAVALLVLIGIVMVFSSSAVYAMEEYHDSWYFLKRHILWAILGTALLLAAKSVDYHKLEGATYIIMAVTVLLLIGVMFPQMSKEVGGARRWLVIGGFSFQPSELAKFAVILFMAKSLVKRADKLGNFAYGFLPNLIVLGIFFMLILLQPDFGTALIISIVCFTMLYIAGVKKNYLIYSVAAAAPFLISAVLSAEYRKRRLLSFLDPWADPSDTGFQAVQSFIAFGRGGLWGLGLGDSRQKLFYLPEAHTDFIFSVVGEELGFIGTLGILALFLLVLWRGFKIAYHAKDMYGTHLAMGLTLLVAIQAFTNMGVAVGLLPTKGLTLPFISLGGSSLLITMLCMGVLLNISEHTVRR
- the murD gene encoding UDP-N-acetylmuramoyl-L-alanine--D-glutamate ligase, giving the protein MDLNGKSIAIVGLARTGIATANFLAAHGAKVTVYDQKPRAELEHAVAQLADGIDARFETSAPESDAPEGSALDLIVLSPGVDIHNPALEPLRKCGVDIVSELELASRLCTTPIIAITGTNGKTTTTSLIAALLQNAGYDVKVGGNIGVPFVALIDPPPKDYMVLEVSSFQLEGASTFHPFISVILNLTPDHLDRHGSMEHYAALKGRIAANQTENDWMVVNADDPWVKKMAEDQKAEPVWFSTQREILAGAYMEERTACLQRGGAAIPVVELDDLKPALARQMENVLAAIATAYLAGVDPAAMLPTLREFESLPHRLEWVRTLNGVDFINDSKGTNIGAVEKSLKSFDRPVILIIGGKDKGSDFSLLTKAFRRGVKHMVLIGEARQKIQAVLNGSFVYEEADSMDAAVKAAYAAAEPGDVVLLSPACASFDMFRDYADRGDRFRDCVNRL